One genomic segment of Mangifera indica cultivar Alphonso chromosome 6, CATAS_Mindica_2.1, whole genome shotgun sequence includes these proteins:
- the LOC123219805 gene encoding phospholipase A1-IIgamma-like, which yields MSNWKELSGENNWSGLLKPLNKSLCDNLIHYSKRIEAVYDTVGQSVANPLCYGQPTYEEKDLFSKVGLEHYTMNNYVYGKSTFDFIDNAIPRSWFGFVAVATDEGKKHLGRREILICWRGTVTIMDWVKNLHFNQISASPILGEHTGDACVHAGFFSIYMSARDQVLSTVKKLVKQYEHEEISITVTGHSLGSAFAILTAVDIVANGYNSNSSSSSMPDAMVTVFAFSSPKIGNSDFVNVFNKFDNLHLLHIRHNLDVVPRVPPTSNYSTTGTVLNITYTSYTIKDFLRPTITSVSEMVIRFHILKNLHVAIEKQQEKKFRFSSLVPVQQLTLFPTQPILKKILPQQITVLPMGDTLALAILSFLTVNLKNYLM from the exons atgTCTAATTGGAAGGAGTTAAGCGGGGAGAATAACTGGTCAGGTCTCCTAAAACCTCTCAACAAAAGTCTTTGCGacaatttaattcattataGTAAAAGAATCGAGGCTGTTTATGACACGGTCGGGCAGAGTGTAGCAAATCCTCTCTGTTACGGGCAACCCACatatgaagaaaaagatttgTTTTCTAAGGTTGGCTTGGAGCATTACACCATGAACAACTATGTTTATGGTAAGTCGACATTTGATTTCATTGATAATGCTATCCCACGTTCATGGTTTGGCTTCGTGGCCGTGGCCACAGATGAAGGGAAGAAACACTTAGGAAGGAGAGAGATTCTGATTTGTTGGAGAGGAACAGTGACCATCATGGATTGGGTAAAAAATCTTCACTTTAATCAAATCTCGGCTTCACCAATTTTGGGCGAACACACTGGAGATGCTTGTGTACATGCAGGGTTTTTCTCTATCTACATGTCAGCTAGAGATCAG gTTCTTTCCACAGTTAAGAAACTGGTGAAGCAGTATGAACATGAAGAGATCAGCATCACAGTAACAGGCCATTCTCTGGGAAGTGCTTTTGCTATATTGACTGCTGTTGACATTGTTGCCAATGGCTATAATTCTAACTCTAGTTCCTCTTCAATGCCTGATGCCATGGTAACAGTCTTTGCTTTTTCAAGTCCCAAGATTGGAAACTCAGACTTTGTGAACGTGTTCAACAAGTTCGACAATCTTCATCTCTTGCACATAAGACACAATCTCGACGTTGTTCCTAGAGTTCCACCCACTTCTAATTATTCAACAACGGGAACTGTGTTAAATATCACCTACACCAGTTACACAATAAAGGATTTTTTACGCCCTACTATCACCTCTGTCTCTGAAATGGTGATCAGGTTTCAcattttgaaaaacttacatgTGGCAATTGAAAAACAGCAAGAGAAAAAATTCCGATTTTCGTCGCTAGTACCCGTACAACAGTTGACGCTGTTCCCCACACAACCCatcttgaagaaaattttgCCGCAGCAGATCACGGTGCTCCCCATGGGAGACACGTTGGCATTGGCGATATTGTCATTCTTGACGGTGAATTTGAAGAATTATC
- the LOC123219758 gene encoding potassium transporter 10-like: MDEEAEASSSTSQKKSISASSLTWLAFQSLGVVYGDLGTSPLYVFYNTFPDGIEDTEDVVEALSLIIYSLALIPLIKYVFIVCQANDNGQGGTFALYSLICRHAKLRTIPNQDQSDEELTTYSCSIHQEQSFAARSKRWLENHGSSKTGLIALVLIGSSMVIGDGILTPAISVLSATGGIRLEYPKMTSSALNEKLVVIVAVAILVVLFSVQHHGTDRFGHLFAPIVFLWFLIIGGIGIFNIWKYDSSVLKAFSPLYVCRFFRKGNGWTSLGGIVLCITGTEALFADLSQFPVLAIQIAFTTIVFPCLLLAYAGQAAYLMKNADHVFDVFYLSIPDTIYWPVFVVATAAAIVASQATISATFSLIKQAAALGCFPRVKVVHTSKRNHSHIYIPEINWILMVLCVAVTSGFKNQHQIGNACGLAVVIVMLVTTLLMILVMVLVWRCNWILVMFFTSLSLLVEGTYFSSMIFKVNRGGWVPLAIATTIFIIMSAWHYGTIQRYQFEIYSKVSIKWIIGLGPSLGLVRVPGVGFVYSDLASGVPHIFAHFITNLPAIHSVVVFVCVKYLPVYKVPEGERFLVMRVGPKGFHMFHCVARYGYKDLHRKDDEFEKTLFESLFRFIRLESLMDDFLDADVYSELSGDDNATHKNSKVETEADIDFASVSSVTTVESTAQVNNNVIMPASQFMHKNDEMEEFEFLRKSRDTGVVHILGRTVVMARRDSGLFKKLVIDHIYTFLWKMCREPSALFNLPHECLLNVGQVILV; encoded by the exons ATGGATGAAGAGGCTGAGGCGAGTTCAAGTACATCGCAGAAAAAG AGTATATCAGCTTCATCGCTTACGTGGCTTGCATTCCAGAGCCTTGGAGTAGTTTATGGAGATTTGGGCACATCTCCCTTGTATGTTTTCTACAATACATTTCCAGATGGAATTGAAGATACCGAAGATGTTGTAGAGGCTTTGTCATTAATTATATACTCCCTCGCTCTCATCCCTCTCATCAAATATGTTTTCATAGTTTGCCAAGCAAATGACAACGGCCAAG GTGGGACATTTGCTCTTTATTCTTTAATCTGTCGACATGCAAAATTAAGAACCATTCCTAACCAAGACCAGTCTGATGAAGAGCTAACGACTTACAGTTGTTCCATACACCAAGAACAATCATTTGCTGCTCGCAGCAAGAGATGGTTGGAGAATCATGGTAGCAGCAAGACAGGACTTATAGCTCTTGTGCTTATTGGCTCTTCTATGGTGATTGGAGATGGGATTCTGACTCCAGCTATATCAG TTTTATCAGCCACTGGTGGGATCAGATTAGAATACCCCAAGATGACGTCGAGTGCCTTGAATGAAA AGCTAGTTGTGATTGTTGCAGTTGCAATATTAGTTGTTTTGTTCAGTGTGCAACATCATGGTACAGACAGATTTGGCCATCTCTTTGCCCCAATTGTCTTCCTTTGGTTTCTGATAATTGGAGGTATTGGTATATTCAACATTTGGAAATATGACAGCAGTGTTCTGAAAGCTTTTTCACCTCTATACGTATGTCGGTTTTTCAGAAAGGGAAATGGTTGGACCTCCCTTGGAGGTATAGTGCTTTGTATAACAG GGACTGAGGCCCTTTTCGCTGATTTGTCCCAATTTCCAGTTCTAGCCATACAGATTGCTTTCACAACAATTGTGTTTCCATGCCTTCTTTTAGCCTATGCTGGACAAGCTGCCTATCTGATGAAAAATGCGGATCATGTTTTTGATGTGTTCTATCTCTCTATCCCAG ATACCATATATTGGCCAGTGTTTGTTGTTGCCACAGCAGCTGCTATTGTTGCAAGTCAGGCAACAATATCTGCAACATTTTCATTGATTAAGCAAGCTGCTGCACTTGGCTGTTTTCCAAGAGTGAAAGTCGTGCATACATCAAAGAGGAACCATAGCCACATATACATTCCAGAAATTAATTGGATTCTTATGGTTCTCTGTGTAGCTGTCACAAGTGGATTCAAAAATCAACACCAAATTGGAAATGCTTGTG GGCTAGCAGTTGTGATAGTAATGCTGGTAACAACACTGCTGATGATTTTGGTTATGGTATTAGTATGGCGCTGCAATTGGATTCTTGTCATGTTCTTCACCAGTTTATCACTACTAGTCGAAGGCACCTACTTTTCATCAATGATCTTCAAGGTTAATCGAGGTGGATGGGTTCCGCTCGCCATTGCAACAACCATTTTCATAATCATGTCTGCTTGGCATTATGGTACAATACAACGTTATCAATTTGAGATATATAGTAAGGTCTCGATTAAATGGATTATCGGTCTTGGACCTAGTTTAGGACTAGTTAGAGTCCCTGGTGTTGGGTTTGTTTATAGTGATCTAGCTAGTGGAGTGCCTCACATATTTGCACATTTCATCACCAACCTTCCTGCAATTCATTCTGTTGTAGTTTTTGTTTGTGTCAAGTACCTTCCTGTCTACAAAGTCCCTGAAGGTGAACGATTCCTTGTAATGCGAGTTGGCCCCAAGGGCTTCCACATGTTCCATTGTGTTGCTAGATATGGTTACAAAGATCTCCATAGGAAAGACGATGAATTTGAGAAAACACTCTTTGAAAGTCTCTTCAGGTTTATCCGGCTTGAGTCCTTGATGGATGATTTTTTAGACGCAGATGTGTACTCCGAGCTTTCAGGAGATGACAATGCCACCCATAAGAACTCCAAAGTGGAAACTGAAGCTGACATAGATTTTGCTTCAGTAAGCTCAGTTACCACCGTCGAGTCCACAGCTCAAGTAAACAACAATGTCATCATGCCTGCGAGTCAATTCATGCATAAGAATGATGAAATGGAGGAGTTTGAGTTCCTGAGAAAAAGCAGAGACACAGGAGTGGTGCACATACTTGGGAGGACGGTGGTTATGGCGAGAAGGGATTCAGGGCTTTTCAAGAAATTAGTGATTGATCACATCTATACTTTTCTGTGGAAAATGTGCAGGGAGCCAAGCGCATTGTTCAATCTTCCCCATGAGTGTTTACTGAATGTTGGACAAGTGATTCTTGTATAA